From one Lolium rigidum isolate FL_2022 chromosome 4, APGP_CSIRO_Lrig_0.1, whole genome shotgun sequence genomic stretch:
- the LOC124707184 gene encoding methionine aminopeptidase 1A-like — MEKGASEPSPLDCARCGKPASLQCPKCAQLKLPREAAAFCSQDCFKAAWASHKSVHTKLDALTSQLSLEGWKYCLKKGRTRTLELPRFDWTGPLRPFPISKMRLVPVEIEKPDWALDGIPKIEPDSDLQKRVEVKTPEQIERMRETCRIAREVLDAGARIIKPGITTDEIDRVIHEETIARGGYPSPLNYHFFPKSCCTSVNEVICHGIPDARKLEDGDIVNVDVTVYYKGVHGDLNDTYFVGNVDEASKQLVRVTYECLEKAIAIVKPGVRFREVGEIISRHASMSGLSVVKSYCGHGIGELFHCAPNIPHYSRNKAVGIMKAGQTFTIEPMINTGIWRDRLWPDEWTAVTADGKRSAQFEHTLLVTETGVEVLTARLPSSPDVYPWLKPSSATSK; from the exons ATGGAGAAGGGGGCGTCCGAGCCGTCGCCGCTCGACTGCGCTCGCTGCGGCAAGCCCGCGTCCCTCCA ATGCCCCAAGTGCGCGCAACTGAAGCTTCCCCGTGAGGCTGCCGCTTTCTG CTCGCAGGATTGTTTCAAGGCAGCATGGGCCTCTCACAAGTCTGTCCACACTAAGCTAGATGCACTGACATCCCAGCTGTCTCTAGAAGGTTGGAAATATTGTCTGAAGAAAGGACGTACCCGGACACTGGAGCTTCCTCGTTTTGATTGGACTGG TCCATTGAGACCATTCCCTATATCAAAGATGCGTTTGGTACCAGTCGAAATTGAGAAACCCGATTGGGCGCTTGAT GGAATCCCCAAGATTGAACCAGATAGCGATTTGCAGAAAAGAGTAGAG gtCAAGACCCCTGAGCAGATTGAAAGGATGAGGGAAACATGCCGA ATTGCAAGAGAGGTTTTAGACGCTGGTGCTCGTATAATCAAGCCAGGAATTACAACAGATGAAATTGATAGAGTGATTCACGAGGAGACTATTGCTAGAG GTGGATACCCGTCTCCATTGAATTACCATTTCTTCCCGAAGTCATGCTGCAC GTCAGTTAATGAAGTCATTTGCCACGGAATTCCTGATGCCAG GAAACTTGAAGACGGTGACATAGTAAATGTTGATGTAACTGTATACTATAAAGGTGTTCACG GTGATTTGAACGATACATATTTTGTTGGAAATGTTGATGAAGCTTCGAAACAACTTGTCCGTGTTACCTACGAGTGCTTGGAAAAAGCTATTGCAATAG TTAAACCTGGAGTCAGGTTTCGGGAAGTCGGAGAAATCATAAGTAGACATGCATCCATGTCAGGTTTATCTGTG GTGAAATCTTATTGCGGTCATGGCATAGGAGAACTGTTCCACTGTGCCCCAAACATCCCTCATTATTCAA GAAACAAGGCTGTTGGTATCATGAAAGCTGGGCAAACATTTACGATTGAGCCAATGATAAATACAG GAATTTGGCGTGACCGTCTATGGCCTGATGAGTGGACTGCAGTGACTGCAGATGGTAAACGGAGTGCTCAATTTGAGCACACCCTTTTG GTGACGGAAACCGGAGTTGAAGTTTTGACAGCACGGCTGCCCTCATCACCCGACGTCTACCCATGGCTGAAGCCCTCATCAGCAACTAGCAAGTGA